A region from the Arachis ipaensis cultivar K30076 chromosome B01, Araip1.1, whole genome shotgun sequence genome encodes:
- the LOC107617004 gene encoding uncharacterized protein LOC107617004, giving the protein MSSMLAKTDSEVSSLSQSSPARSPRRAVYYVQSPSRDSSHDGEKTTNSFQSSPLQSPLGSPPHSHSNSSLGPHSRESASTRFSGSRKSNATNRNKGPWRPWKDHNNNNFNAIEEEGLLDLHDADHHGLPRRCYFPAFVVGFALLFSVFSLILWGASRPQKPAITVKSITFDEFVIQAGADMSGVATSLVTMNSSVKLTFRNTATFFGVHVTPTPLDLSYSQLTLATGNMPKFYQSRKSQRSVRIVVKGSHIPLYGGGADLSSINGAPVEPVPLKLTLMVRSKAYVLGKLVKPKFYKKIECTVVMDPKKMGVPISLKNKCTYQ; this is encoded by the exons ATGTCATCAATGCTCGCAAAGACCGACTCCGAGGTCAGCAGCCTGAGCCAGTCCTCACCTGCCAGGTCCCCTCGACGTGCTGTGTATTACGTCCAGAGCCCCTCGAGGGACTCCTCCCATGACGGTGAAAAAACAACGAACTCGTTTCAGTCAAGCCCGCTGCAGAGCCCGCTGGGCTCCCCTCCCCACTCTCACTCCAACTCCTCTTTGGGCCCGCACTCCCGCGAGTCGGCCTCCACGCGCTTCTCGGGCTCCCGCAAGAGCAACGCCACTAACCGCAACAAGGGCCCCTGGAGGCCCTGGAaggaccacaacaacaacaacttcaaCGCCATTGAAGAAGAAGGCCTTCTTGATCTGCACGATGCAGATCACCATGGCCTCCCTCGTCGATGCTACTTCCCAGCCTTCGTCGTTGGCTTCGCCTTGCTGTTCTCCGTGTTCTCTCTCATTCTCTGGGGCGCCAGCCGCCCCCAGAAACCCGCCATTACTGTCAAG AGTATAACATTTGATGAATTTGTGATTCAAGCGGGTGCGGATATGTCAGGAGTTGCAACTAGCTTAGTTACCATGAATTCTTCGGTGAAATTGACCTTTCGCAACACCGCAACATTCTTTGGAGTCCATGTGACTCCAACACCCTTAGATCTCAGTTATTCCCAGCTCACTCTAGCCACTGGAAAT ATGCCAAAGTTTTACCAATCGAGGAAAAGCCAGAGATCAGTGAGAATAGTGGTGAAGGGGAGTCATATCCCACTGTACGGAGGGGGAGCTGACCTGAGCAGCATCAACGGCGCACCTGTGGAACCGGTGCCGTTGAAGCTGACCTTGATGGTGAGGTCAAAGGCTTATGTTTTGGGCAAGTTGGTGAAGCCCAAGTTCTACAAGAAGATAGAGTGCACCGTGGTCATGGATCCCAAGAAGATGGGCGTGCCCATCTCCCTCAAGAACAAGTGCACTTACCAGtaa